TTTGAAGTTTCATAATGTTCCCGCCTATCTAAAGGCTCTTCTGCGCTACTGTTATACTCTCGTTTTTCAGTGGGGCAAAGATAACAACTTATTGCAACGCAAAACAAACTTATTTAACTTAAATTTTACCGTTTCGTAATATTTAGTCCTAAACCACTGGAAGGCAGTGAGAAAAATTTTAAACATTTGTTTGGAGTATTGGGTGAGGGGGCTGGAGGGTTGGAGAGTTGGGGCGTTGGAGAGGGGGTTCAAGTAATAAGTAATAAGTAATAAGTAATGAGTAATGAGTAATGAGTAATGAGTAATGAGTAATGAGTAATGAGTAATGAGTAATGGAAGGTATACATATATATAATAGTAGAGTTTCTTAAAGCGGATTATTTAAGGTTCGGATAAAGCCCATTTATATGGAATATAGAGTTGAATAGATAAGGTTATTCTTTGTTGTGAGTATAGTAAACTGCAGATAACGCAGATCTTCACAAACGTTTTTATATAAAGATAGAGTAAAAGTGATCTATATATTATTATACAGTGTAGGATACAGAAGGGTGTTAATTTTTGTTATATTTGCTTGCTAAACTAAAAACCATCAATGCAATTCAGAAATAACAAAATTGTTATAAAATAGTTTCTAAACATTAGTGCTTTTCTACTTTTCCAATCATTATAATAGATGTAATTGTCATAAAACCGGCCATCATCTTTTTTTGATTCCTTACATTTGTAGTGCATTCCGGATTCTAAGGAATGAAATGAGTTTTATATGACAGACAGAAAATATAAGGAAACGGTTCACACAGATAAAAACCAATACGAATATATTACAATAGCCCACGACGAAAATAAAGTCAGAATCTATACTTTGAAAAATGGGTTGAAAGTTTTTCTTGCTCAAAATTTTGATGCTCCGAGAATACAGACTTTCATTCCTGTAAGAACAGGAAGTAATAATGATCCTGCAGATAATACAGGGCTGGCTCATTATCTCGAGCACATGATGTTTAAAGGAACTTCTCACATCGGAACTCAGAACTGGGAAAAGGAAAAAAAGCTTCTTGACCAGATCTCGGCTTTATATGAAGAGCATAAAGCAGAGCAGGACTCTGAAAAGAAAAGAGAAATCTACAAAAAGATCGATAAAGTATCTCAGGAAGCCAGTCAATATGCTATTGCCAATGAATACGACAAAGCTATTTCTTCTCTGGGAGCTACGGGAACGAATGCCCATACCTGGTTTGATGAAACCGTATATAAAAACAATATTCCAAACAACGAGCTTGAAAAGTGGCTGAAAATAGAGAAGGAAAGATTTTCTGAGATTGTACTTCGTCTTTTCCATACGGAACTGGAATCTGTATATGAAGAGTTCAACAGAGCTCAGGACAATGACACCAGACTTGTGAACTACGAACTAATGGATGCTCTTTTTCCTACTCATCCTAATGGACAGCAAACGACATTGGGAAAACCGGAACACTTGAAGAATCCTTCCATGAAGGCTATTCATAAGTACTTCGATGAATATTATGTTCCTAATAATTATGCTATGGTACTGGTTGGGGATCTTGATTTTGAAGAAACCATTCAGTTGATCGATCAGTATTTCGGCACTTTACCTTACAAAGAGCTTCCTAAAAAGACACCGATTATTGAACAACCTATTACAAAAATTGTAACAAAAACGGTAAAAAGCCCTACTACCCCACGAACTCAGCTTGCATGGAGAACAGAAAGCTATGGAACAAGGGATGCTATGCTTGCAGATGTTGTTGCCAATATTCTTAGTAACAGAGGCGAAGCCGGATTACTGGATTTGCATATCAATCAGACTCAAAAAATGCTTTGGGCTCAGGCATTTTCTGTGGGCTTAAGACAATATGGATATTTTTCTATTGTAGCCGTTCCTAAAGAAAGCCAAACTCTAGAGGAAGCAAAGAACATGGTCCTGGAAGAAATTGAACTGATAAAGAAAGGAGACTTCCCGGATTGGATGCTGCCAGCCATCATCAATGATTTCAAACTTCAGAGAATGAAGGGGCTCGAAACTGCAGAAGGACTTGCTACTACTCTTTATGATTCTTATATAAAAGGAAGAACCTGGGAAGAGGAACTGAATGAGATGGATGAATACGCTGCTTTTACTAAAGAAGATGTGGTGAATTTTGCTAATGATTTTTTCAAAGAAAATTATGTGGTGGTCAACAAAGAAAAAGGTGTAAACGACAAATTGATCAGGGTTGAGAATCCTGGAATCACTCCTGTTAAAATAAACCGTGATGCCCAGTCTGAATTTTTAAAAGAGATTTTAGCAGATAAAACGGAGGATATTAAGCCTGAATTTATCGACTATCAGAAAGAAATTGCCACTGATCAGCTTAACGGAAAGAAATTGAGTTTCGTCAAGAATAAATATAATGATATTGCACAGCTGCATTTCATCTTTCCTTTTGGAAGTGACAATGACAGAGATTTAGGGGTTTCCACTCAATTGCTGCAATATCTGGGTACGGATACTCTTTCTCCAGAAGATTTAAAAAAAGAATTCTTCAAAATAGGAATCAGTAATGATTTTAAAACCACGAATGATCAGTTGATCATTTCTCTAAGCGGGCTGGAAGAAAATATAGAAAAAGGAATTGCTCTTCTACAGCACTGGATGCATGATGTAAAACCAGACCAGGAAATCTACAATCAGTTTGTAGGAACTGTACTGGAAAACCGACAGGCCATCAAGAAAGATAAAAACCGTATTATGACAGCCCTTACCAATTATACGAAATTAGGTGATCACTCACGTTTTACAGATGTCATTTCCAAAGAAGAACTTGAAAACAGCAATTCTGAAGTCTTCACAGACAGAATGAAAAAGCTTTTCAAATATCCATATCAGGTATTCTTCTATGGCAAAAGTTTTGAAAATTTCAAGACATATATTGGTCAGTATATAGAAACTGAAAGTCTTCAGATCCCGGAAGCTAAGCAATATCCTGAGCCTGCTACCGGAGGAAATGTAAATTTCATCAATTATGACATGGTTCAGATGGAAATGAGCAAGATAGGAAAAGGAAATCAGGTGAACCCACTTCATTTTGGAAAGATCAATGTATTTAATGAATATTTTGGGCGGGGATTATCATCCATTGTTTTCCAGGAAATCCGTGAAAGTAAGAGTCTTGCTTATTCTGCTTACGTTTCGTATGCAGCGAACTCTGAACTTAACCATCCTGATTATGTAACAACTTATATCGGAACTCAGCCTGATAAACTGATGATCGCTGTGGATACGTTGAATGAACTGATGAACGAGCTTCCTGAAGTACCTATTCAGTTTGAAAATGCCAGAAATGCGGCTCTGAAACAGATTGCTTCAACAAGAGTTACCCGGAATAATATATTTTTCAATACATTAAGATTGAAGAAACTGAATATTTATCATGACTTCAGGAAAGACATCTATAAGCAGATTCAGGATCTTAAATTTGAAGATATCAAACATTTTTATCAGACAGAAGTCAAGTCCATAGATTTTAATACAGCCATTATCGGTAAAAAAGAGAATCTTAATATGGAAGCCGTTAATAAAATGGGAACATTTAAAGAAGTAAGTCTGAAAGATATTTTCGGACATTAAAAACAAACCGCCCGATAACTTTATCGGGCGGTTTGTTTTTTAATAATTTATAATTTATAATTTTTTTACGTCATCATACAATCCCCGTCCCCATCCTGATAGTTGGGGTTAAAATTGTCCGGAAGTAATTCCAACAGCTGTTTATGAAACAGGTATTCTCTTTTAAAATCACGGTCATAGATATGAGAAAATGTTTTTGATTGTTGTATTTTCTTATTCAATACAGTTTGATAAGAAGTAAAACCTTTTACTTTATGAGTAACAATAAAATAATTTAAAACCCGGACAACCTCATCTAAATTATCATCCGCAAAAAGGTAAGGGATTTTAAGATAGCCATCACGGAGCTGCAACAGAAAACAAGATGTAAGTTTATTATTCTGATCCCAAATTTTAATCCAGAAATATTTAAAGCTGTCAGCAAAACTTGAAAACAGGTATTTCTCATCTTTTTTACCTTTCAGGACCCAGGGGTTTTCTATAAAAGTATTAATTTCATCTGCATTACGTATCCATGAAAATCCATTGATAAAGTCTGCACTTTCTTTATCAATACGATAAAGAACTTCATATTTGAAATCCGGTTTCTGTACCGGTAAGTTCTTTATTGAGACTAATAAATTGGCAGCAGCATCCAGAGTGTGAAAAAGAGGTTTCAATGGTTTTGTTCCCGGTTTCTTTTCAGGAATCATTTTAGCAGCATCGGTTCTGAAATAATAGCGTTTCCCTTCTTTAGGAAAGACATATTC
Above is a genomic segment from Chryseobacterium viscerum containing:
- a CDS encoding M16 family metallopeptidase, with the translated sequence MTDRKYKETVHTDKNQYEYITIAHDENKVRIYTLKNGLKVFLAQNFDAPRIQTFIPVRTGSNNDPADNTGLAHYLEHMMFKGTSHIGTQNWEKEKKLLDQISALYEEHKAEQDSEKKREIYKKIDKVSQEASQYAIANEYDKAISSLGATGTNAHTWFDETVYKNNIPNNELEKWLKIEKERFSEIVLRLFHTELESVYEEFNRAQDNDTRLVNYELMDALFPTHPNGQQTTLGKPEHLKNPSMKAIHKYFDEYYVPNNYAMVLVGDLDFEETIQLIDQYFGTLPYKELPKKTPIIEQPITKIVTKTVKSPTTPRTQLAWRTESYGTRDAMLADVVANILSNRGEAGLLDLHINQTQKMLWAQAFSVGLRQYGYFSIVAVPKESQTLEEAKNMVLEEIELIKKGDFPDWMLPAIINDFKLQRMKGLETAEGLATTLYDSYIKGRTWEEELNEMDEYAAFTKEDVVNFANDFFKENYVVVNKEKGVNDKLIRVENPGITPVKINRDAQSEFLKEILADKTEDIKPEFIDYQKEIATDQLNGKKLSFVKNKYNDIAQLHFIFPFGSDNDRDLGVSTQLLQYLGTDTLSPEDLKKEFFKIGISNDFKTTNDQLIISLSGLEENIEKGIALLQHWMHDVKPDQEIYNQFVGTVLENRQAIKKDKNRIMTALTNYTKLGDHSRFTDVISKEELENSNSEVFTDRMKKLFKYPYQVFFYGKSFENFKTYIGQYIETESLQIPEAKQYPEPATGGNVNFINYDMVQMEMSKIGKGNQVNPLHFGKINVFNEYFGRGLSSIVFQEIRESKSLAYSAYVSYAANSELNHPDYVTTYIGTQPDKLMIAVDTLNELMNELPEVPIQFENARNAALKQIASTRVTRNNIFFNTLRLKKLNIYHDFRKDIYKQIQDLKFEDIKHFYQTEVKSIDFNTAIIGKKENLNMEAVNKMGTFKEVSLKDIFGH
- a CDS encoding GNAT family N-acetyltransferase produces the protein MIVLRTFNRKELEDFIFSGDFQQYDFLPITKHRALSHIQNPKATEEDTLLILAFFEEKLIGYVGCFPDCFEVDGKEIRYAWLSTLYVNPEYRKKRPAKALLKRVFEEYEGRIAITEFTKEAEALYNIMGVFEYVFPKEGKRYYFRTDAAKMIPEKKPGTKPLKPLFHTLDAAANLLVSIKNLPVQKPDFKYEVLYRIDKESADFINGFSWIRNADEINTFIENPWVLKGKKDEKYLFSSFADSFKYFWIKIWDQNNKLTSCFLLQLRDGYLKIPYLFADDNLDEVVRVLNYFIVTHKVKGFTSYQTVLNKKIQQSKTFSHIYDRDFKREYLFHKQLLELLPDNFNPNYQDGDGDCMMT